The following nucleotide sequence is from Hevea brasiliensis isolate MT/VB/25A 57/8 chromosome 7, ASM3005281v1, whole genome shotgun sequence.
tagtcaatatatatatatatatatatatatatatatatatatatatattccaattCCACATGATAAACTCCAGAAAAAGGGGGGAAACAGCATTTCTGGGTAACTACTATCAactatattatattttctattaaatatataattgtttTAATTTTACATATGGGAGTCATCTTTCGTTGAATGGTGTTTATTGACTTTGGAATGGAGAGTATGATATACTACAATACCCATAGATTTCTTGCACACAATTCTCAACTGGGATCATCCTCTTGAAGCAAGATTCCAATTGCGCTTTAATAAATAGCTCGATATTATGAATAACTTGAAAGTATTTCCCTTATACTTTCAATTAGAGTTGAAGGTGGAAGATTTTGATTTCATATGTTAATAAATTGGTTAATAAATTGATCTGAATTCAATGAAACTGGACAATAATATTTAGAGAGGTCAAATAGAATTATGAAAtagtttatttaatattttatccacatataattaaaaatttgtacAAATTATTATCATTCTAAACTAttgaatttgaaataaaaataataataaaatcactaaatgtaacacccctaatttttaaatttattattttgtgggtaaatattaatattttattttatttaaattttagaaaattatttaaaattttttagattttagaaatcgggtttgattttctgaaaatataaaactttgatgatttttaaaaattaatttaaagaccatgtggcaaaactaaaaaatatttggactctatgaatttttatgagttttctagaattttttcagaatttttgggtctcgttttcggtcccaaaacagagtaaaaaatttaaaattttgtatcctgaattggACTGATCGAATCGAACGGGACCAGATCAGACTGATCGAATCGGACCtgccttttctttttcctcttcctcCTCTCTTCTGCGCGCCCGacgtctcctctctctctcccattttctctctcctctcacctcccctcGCCACACCGCCGCCACCTCAGCCCTCCCCACTAGTCAGCGCACCGCCCCAGTACCTCCTCGCTGCCGGCTGACACTCCAGGCGATCGGAAACGACGCGCGTAGTTCCCCCTGTGCGGGCGCAtcgcttcgtcttcccggccaaaattcgacTGATCTGGCCACCGATCAGACCGGATCTTGTGTCAAAACTCTTTTACacttcgagagctttccatagacaccaagaacaccaaaattcattgagcggtttgcccaattttttttttttggaagttttagcccattttaacttttgggctagatttctctcaAACCGTGAACCTCaagagaaaactgagagtactggagtgctccactcgtcgagagtttcgcggcaatataaatttcaaaatttttcgacactgtttttcggtgggtcccatgaaactttgtagtgttttttcgagcactaaatgagattagaaaatttcataaaaattatgtactaacccccgtattgtgggcttcgtgtaagtaTCTTCAATTCATAGAAATTTAACTGCTGTTGCAGATCAGAAATTTCCTACTGCATGCAGAAGTGCTCtgagaaaaagtcttggaatttggtcgatattttggctaccccactattTTCAAATGTATTTTCAAATGTCCCGAGCGCATCCCCAGGGTcaaaatcggcataggtaaacccgaaccttactttttcttaattatctagtgcttgaatggggttaaaaatccataaaatattcgtgatagcttagaaaattataattccttttgcattagtttagtaatattactaaggaccgcgtggcaaagttttagaatttttagagctcatttgagtagtttttgcaaaagggtcaattataaggactaaattataattttacatattgtgattgatgactgtttggatggtcccaggaggggctgtgtgatgtgattgagttgtgggtgtatggtttgtagATATAAAAGTGCGTTTTAAGCTCTTTTAcatgttgggtaggtcctaggtatagaagagactctgccgaattttcggcacgacttataaTATCTTTGGTCTTTACTTAATTTGTAATGAGTCAAAGGTATTaaatatttgtaaaaaaaaaaatttcaggtgagccgggacaaccttcctcctccgtccagccgccacagtgacttcagttgagtctgtgagtaaaatattaattttaatcgtaatttcgatattattatatatttaagcatacccatgtatcacttataaatatatatctatatagttaaatcctaggcatgatttatattgcatttttaaattgatgaagtgtcatggatgttgtttgtggtaatttggagcagtgtgtgtgtgcattggcgtgcgtgtaACATAGTAtttgatatggacaggacgggtagacacagcttgagagataCTCATTGGGACCCGGTCCTGCAGGGTAAACACGGCTTGAggaacactcgctgggaccccgtatttgatttattaagcgaaagtccgacttgagagacactcgttagtagaggttggattaagagggctgtataggggatcaactcccatatatgtattatttgacagtgttgggtgtgtgagtgctccaaattgtctttttgatgtgatttgtatgaaatttatgacgatgttgcatttcactccacatggtgcattagctttagatagctataaagattatggttaaaattgatattttactctcttagtcgaatgctcactcctgttcaccttatttttccaggatacaggagatttcttgttgagttctaacctgtctctctctccctcgcaggtcgtctattaatgtctgtaatatttgtataattctgttaactcctagaattccgcatatgttaaaaatatttatttaatttgggcaTGTAATATAtttgtcatgttggacctgtaaacttattaaatgcatgtatgttggactggatgagggagccaagctcccatttatttttatggcatcataatTATATGGAGGGTAAGCTGAGCTGCCtaaatgattatatattgtgtttacaagtcgggtgagtaaaaaaaaaaactccccgttgtataGTCCATTTTACGGCCGGACTCTATCcgtttgaattcttgaaattgggcccaaatgggccttagagttgggttgatgaatagttaagcttactacgggcctcgggggctttaggctggcccaggtcttagtgctggtccggcccataagttgggtcgtgacactaaattattaattaattttattttattcactAATTTTcgaaaaaaattactaaaacatATCTTAAAATattgtaaaaataaataaaattacacatttttttattttaaattcagaATAATTAGGAAAGAAACAGcagtttttattaaatattttgaaatagtaaaaaaatataatatattatataaatatttatgtactaaatattatattaaatattatataaatatattatataatatattatattatataaatatattatataatatattatattatataaatagtaaaaaaatTGGAGGCCGATTACACATTGTTTGTGGAAGTCATAGGGCTTGGAACCATGGCCCCCTCTAATCTCCATAAATCTCCATCTTGTTAGCTAATTTCAATTGTAGTTAGTTTTAGTTTTAgttgaattttaatttctttaatttacgcCAATTTCATCGTCTAAGATTAACATACATTTTGGtacttaaatataatttttattgaaataatatttaattcATCATTATATTAATTGTACAATTTTGTGCACACACGTATCAGCAACCTTTTGTTGAATAACTTGGGTTAATCACATCATCTTAAAATtggattaagaaaaaaaaattaaagtaataaagtttatttttaaaattaatattttgactCGAAACAATTTATAATCTATAAATTTATTCGaatatgataaaaaataatttctatataGCAATTCAATGAGTAACTTAAATTAACTCGCAACTCAAATTTACCCATCATTCCTTGTAATTTAGGTATCGAAAATCAAAATATTACAACTATAAATTTGAAAGAGGTGTGCGGATATGAAGTGGAACCTTGCTTAAGAAATTATGGAAGGAGTAGTATGAATGGAGAATTGGCAGAGGTTATACTTTATATTCTTTGGAGGCCCTAAATaggcgttttttttttttttggtgtgaTTTTAACTTTTCAGGCTTTTTGGAGCAATGTGAAAAATTAGGGAGATGTTTAGTTTATGAAGAAATGTTGCAGATTTTCTCTATAATTTTTATGACATAATTCATGCATTTTGGGCATTTTAAAGCATTTAAAAATTCTAGTTTTGTTTTTAAACTTTTGTCTCGAGATCTTGCACCAACTTTAGGCTATGAAGATAGCTCTGCCAATAGCTTACTTCCTTTGCATTCCGTTTTATCTTCTGTACCATATGAATGAATaccattataattaaaattaataaaaattataaatattaattgtaAACTCAAATAACTCATCCAAAATGAATGTAGGACAACACACTCTAAATTTGCAAGTAAACATTGAAGTAAGATAggttctgataccatgtagagaaAATAGATCATACTTAACTTCATCCTAAAAGTTAGCTCAAGAAAATAAGATTTACCCAAATCTTATATATAGCTCAAATATCTCATTCCAAATTTATGTAGAAAAATATTAATTGATTAGGAttgtgaaatatgttttaaatggataatttttattcaatttgccatttttatatatgtatatatattatgatGCATATACTTAATATGTAAACGTTATCTATTTCTTTCTGTTATTAATTTATCAATTCattgagtttatatatatatatatatatatatatatatttttttttttttaattttagattatTTTGAAAACttctttgtaaattaaattgtcatTTCTTCCACTTCACCATTCTGAGAATCTAGTTAAGGTCGATCAACATGCTCTTTTTATATTTTGTGATTTTTTAAAACTTCTTTGTGCATATACGTCTAAGGTTTTATATATCatgactattattattattattattatttttttattattttttttttaccatcATTGACAGAATAGTCTCTAAAAATGTTTTATGAATGTTCTTTAGTTGTCTTAGTATCCAATTCAATAGATTgtgataattataaaaaatagatgttatccttatttattttttagcATGTCTTTATATTCAACCAAATATTTTTTAGAGGGAACGCtactattattttttttagtCACTCTACCTTATCGAtcgatatttaattttatataacatATAGTTTTGAATATTTCACTCTAATTAAcgtttgaattcaaaattttataattctaaaaataatttcaCATTATTAAGttcaatttcattaatttttttttttttaaatttgataatCAAGTGACTTTATTTCAAATGGGttggaaaaattataaatattaattgccaatgagataaaagaaaaatCCATGCATATTTGTCACTATCTAGCCAATCACATAAAGTAAAACAGTGATATCATGTGAGCATATTATATGGTATGATAAACCAATAGAATAAAAACAATTGTACAATATAAttacttttaaaatatatatatatatatatatatatatatatatatatatatatatatatatatatctgtggTTATAACTTTTTGGGACTTGCCATGCATAAGTGTTTGTTTTCTATTAGTTTGTTATTTTATGTAAAATATCATACATGTAATAACAGaagtaaaataatttatatggaATTGTAAATCAATAAAGTATAAACACGTATACATGAATGAGtcccataaaaaaaataatgcctttattaataatattataaattacatgaaataattTCATCATACATATAATCAACTGATTACAGTGTACATACACAATCAATATATCTTCCATAATAATCACATGCCACATGAAAATGTGAGATAATTTATTTGTACATAGTTTCACCCATATATAACTGTAAATGCTTCAAAGTTAAGCATATGTATCAGCCACCTCTTGAAGAATGATAAAGAGATCATTAACCCTTGAAAGCATCAGCTTATGACCTCCGCCAGGGACTACATAAACCTTTTCTGGTTTACAGTTTTGTATTTGCCATTGATGAAAATCTGCAGTCATTATTTTGTCCTCATCGCCGTAGATATAAATTTTCTTAATCGATCCATAACCTTTCTTCGTGAAGACTTCTCGTTTGGCCAAAATTTCTTGAAATGTTGATCCCTTCCTCGTCAACATTTTTGGTAGCTCAAGATCCTAGAAGAAAAtatatgtaaataaataaatgaaattttagattaaaaaaaaaaaaaccctttttcttttcaagtttagctgttttttattttgagaagtgaaaaaaaaaattagatgaaattaaaataaaaatttgataCCTCGGGATGACAATCCGTATATATATAATTCTCCATAAGATAGGGGCTTAATTTTACCGAGGTTATCCTGCTATCTCCATTGGTGTAAGATTCAAACACACTGTCCTTCCAATCAGGAAACACCTCCATAAACTGTTACCAGACACAATTAAGAGAGAAACAAATTAAGAATGCAAAAGATTTTATTTAGTAATTTTTTACTTATAAGACAAAGCAAATCTAAGCAGGATCTTAACAGAACacaaagcatatatatatataagtatataCCTTATCCAGAACATAAGATGGGCTATGAACAGTGTCTGGCATTAGTGAATTGTGGAAAACGGCAGCTGCAATCTTGTCAGTATATTTGTCAGCGGCAATAGCAACATTGATTCCTCCACAACTCTCGCCAACAAGAATCACCTTTTCTCCTTGAGGGATTGTTTCCAAAAAATTTAACAATGGTTCAGAGTAGGCATCAAATGAGCCAACTTGCTCAATTGTCCTTAGGTCCATACCACTGGCTACAAGGTCTAATGCAGTGACCTTATGGCCAGCTGCCTCGAGCACAGGCTTGAGCTTGTGCCAAACCCATGCACCATGGCATATGGTATGAATCAGAACAAAATGGGCGACAGCCATTTTCTGATATAATCTTATATCTATCTATATAACTCTTTAAGATGGTGTTCTCTTCTCTATTTCTCGTTGTGCTTGAAAGCCTTTGCATGTAAACTATATATAGAGAGAAGGTTGATACGTGTTCCGCCTCCGCCCATGTAGTAGCCGATTTGGATTAATATTATTGGCCGTGTGGGTTCCACAAAAATCAAAGGTCAACGAATCCTTAGATTTGGATAATTCCATGACGAGTGCGAATTCACATTGGTAGACCTTTGATGAGACTTGGTCAGTAAATTCACTTTAAAATTGACaagttgttcctttatatatCATTTATTAGCCGTCACGTTAATTTGCATGTGACATACGTATTATAAGATGAATAAATTAATGAGCCTACATGAATTTATGTTTTAAATCGTTATGCAAAGTGTGTCGAAGCTTCAATATCCAACCAGAAGTCAATATATCCGAATTCCAAGTGATAAACTCGAGGAAAGTGGGGAAAACTTAAACAGCATTTGTTCACATTTAGCATTCATGAACCTACCATTAGCTATATTATGTTTTCTATGAAAACTAACGAACTGACGTAACTCATCCTTTAAAAGCTAACTTAAAAGGAGAAGAGTATCTAAAATTTTATAGACACATTACCTATGATTTTAACATATGTAAAATAAAGATAGTGTAAAGAGAGAGTAGTATTCAAGACTTTCTATCTACATTCCTAATAGATGTGGGATATTTAACACACTTCCCTTACATTCATAGTTGGGAGGCCTAAACATCAATTAGAGAGTGTTGGATATATTAcagtttaattcattttaatacgGACTTATATAAGTGGTTGAATTGCTTTGCACATCAAAATAACTAGTCAATTCAATGTTGCAATTCAACTATTTATATATTgtccttttatttcattttttttcaatGTGAGATTTACAATAAAAacccataattaatttagtttacatATGGGAGTAATCATTCCTTGAATTGTTTTTATAGACTTTAGAATGGACAGTTGAAGAAAACAACAACAATAACTAAGTCTTTAACATAAAAAGATGATACTAGAACAAAATAATTGACAAGGATGCAACTCATAAGGTCAAAACAAGATGGATGAAATGGAGTACCGCAAGTGTATTATTCTATTGTAAGATCTCTGACAAAGTAAAAAGTAGAAAGTAGGTTATATAGAACCATATCAAGCCAGCTATTGTATGTGAGTGAATGTTGGGTCCTAAGATGTAGGGGGTGACATCTGAGAAATTTGGAGGAATATCTTCTTATCCGAATATATAGTGTTTCTGCTCTAATTAAATACAATGTGGGTTTTTGTATTGGTGatgatacaaaattttatttCTAGTCTGACTCGTGGATATTTGATACTCCATtgaagaatttgtttccaaatttaTTTCTTCTTTCTTAGGATAAAGACGCCAGTGTAGGCTCCCCAGGAACATGGGAGAATGGCTTATGGGTGTGGAAACTAAATCGATAAGGCAGCCTTTCGTAAGAAATTTTCATCCTTTGCAATCTCTACTTAACCTAATCAATTCAAGCAATTTCTACATTAATAGGAAAGACAGAATTGTGTGGAAAGCGAATCCTAAGGGTTTACTCTTTGTTAATTCTCTTTACAAGGCACTATAGATAGGTCGTTTGTCTGGTTGAGTATTGCTCTTCCGAAAGCAGAACTGTTTGTTTGGATGGCATGTCGATCGTTAGCATATTCCAGCCCGTGACTGGCTATATATTCCACATTGGCATCATTCCACTTGCCTAGAATGTGTCTTCTTTTCGTGGTCGATTTGGTGAATATGCCAATCATCTTCTATTGCAATGTCCATTCTCATTCAAGGAGTGGAATTTCTTTCTAAAATGGTGGGGTATCTCTATCTGTCTTCCCCGACCGAGACCTGGCATCTTTTATGTTGATTGTATTTACTATTGCTTTTTTAAACTGGATATAAAATTGAGAGAATATAATTCTAAAATGTCATTATTGTGAAAAcgataatttctttaaaaaattaatttttaaaaaataaaaagaatgtgaacattttatttaattttataaaaaataataaaagcgtGCAACTTCAAGATAGAAAATTTGAgaccaacaaaaaaaaaattgcaagggATGGACGTAGGTAGGGGTGAGTATTCGGTTCAAACTGAaccgaattgaattaaattaccaAAACCAATTACTATATTTTAGAACCTAACtgaatcaaaataaataaaaaatcgaatcgaaccgaatcactATATTTCTGTTCGTTCGGTTCAAACTGATCGGTTccaaattttacttaatttagacttgattttcaagttatttggtttgattttaaccttaatttgaacctaataaccattaatcaataaaattaggcaatttatatatatatatatatatatatatatatatatatatatatatatatatatatataattacatataatttataaattcttcataaaaataaattaatttaaaattaaaaaatattattcggttcagttcggttcggttcaaatcgatttttttcttcaaaaccgaaccgaaataagtgaaatttttttctctaatatcaaaccaaactaaattatattaaaaactgAATCGAATTACCGAATTAAGGttgttcgattcaatttttcgatTTAAATCGAATAGTGGAAGTCGGAATGCATATGAAGAGGCCAAAACTTAAATATCAAATTTTGTTCTGTTAAAAAACATGTCATTCTTTTATATTATGAAAATCATCTATATAATAGTTAGAGAAATTTATCAGA
It contains:
- the LOC131181713 gene encoding (S)-hydroxynitrile lyase-like; translated protein: MAVAHFVLIHTICHGAWVWHKLKPVLEAAGHKVTALDLVASGMDLRTIEQVGSFDAYSEPLLNFLETIPQGEKVILVGESCGGINVAIAADKYTDKIAAAVFHNSLMPDTVHSPSYVLDKFMEVFPDWKDSVFESYTNGDSRITSVKLSPYLMENYIYTDCHPEDLELPKMLTRKGSTFQEILAKREVFTKKGYGSIKKIYIYGDEDKIMTADFHQWQIQNCKPEKVYVVPGGGHKLMLSRVNDLFIILQEVADTYA